In one window of Haemorhous mexicanus isolate bHaeMex1 chromosome 31, bHaeMex1.pri, whole genome shotgun sequence DNA:
- the LOC132340286 gene encoding methanethiol oxidase-like: MDRCRAPCYEYPSCPDVLKAPREEVAYVTCTYRSTGIDQPDFLATVDLNPRSCHYGQVIHRLPVPNLKDELHCAGWGPACGCFDSGAASKRTKLVLPGLISSRIYVVDVGSQCRAPRICKMIEPVDVFWKCNKGYLSVTHPLPNGDVLVANTGDPAGNGKGGFVVLDGETFELKGNWENECEAPPTGYDFWYQARHNVLVSSAGMVPKVAGRGFNPDDLKKGVFGRRLNVWNLSCRSLTQCFDLGEDSLPLTVRFLHSPEAAEGYVGCALSGAIFRFYKSCERDNWAVEEVIRIPAKDVSGWIMPKMPAFIADLVISQDDRFLYVSNWLHGDIRQYELSRNCKPRLVGQVFVGGSILRGGPVTVCRDEELKCQPEPLVVKCKRVYGGPATLQLSLDGKRLYVTNSFYSTWDRQFYPSLVKEGSVMLQLDVDTDKGGLSVNKNFLVDFGKEPNGPCLAHEIRFAGGDAKSVILP, encoded by the exons atgg acaGATGCAGAGCTCCGTGCTACGAGTACCCCTCGTGCCCCGACGTGCTGAAAG ccccgagGGAGGAGGTCGCCTACGTGACCTGCACCTACAGGTCCACCGGCATCGACCAGCCCGATTTCCTGGCCACCGTGGACCTCAACCCGCGCTCCTGCCACTACGGCCAG GTGATCCACCGGCTGCCCGTGCCCAACCTCAAGGACGAGCTGCACTGCGCGGGCTGGGGCCCCGCCTGCGGCTGCTTCGACAGCGGCGCCGCGTCCAAAAGGACCAAGCTGGTCCTGCCCGGCCTCATCTCCTCCCGCATCTACGTGGTGGATGTGGGCTCCCAGTGCCGGGCGCCTCGGATCTGCAAG ATGATTGAGCCCGTGGACGTGTTCTGGAAGTGCAACAAGGGCTACCTGTCTGTCACCCACCCCCTGCCCAACGGGGACGTCCTGGTCGCCAACACGGGCGACCCCGCTGGCAACGGCAAAG GTGGCTTCGTGGTGCTGGACGGAGAGACCTTCGAGCTGAAGGGCAACTGGGAGAACGAGTGCGAGGCTCCCCCGACCGGCTACGACTTCTGGTACCAGGCCCGGCACAACGTCCTGGTCAGCTCGGCCGGGATGGTCCCCAAAGTGGCCGGGCGCGGCTTCAACCCCGATGACCTCAAGAAAG GGGTCTTCGGCCGCCGTCTGAACGTGTGGAACCTGTCGTGCCGCAGCCTCACGCAGTGCTTCGACCTGGGCGAGGATTCTCTGCCGCTGACCGTGCGCTTCCTGCACAGCCCCGAGGCCGCCGAGGGCTACGTGGGCTGCGCGCTGAGCGGGGCCATTTTCCGCTTCTACAAATCCTGCGAG AGAGACAACTGGGCCGTGGAGGAGGTGATCCGGATCCCGGCCAAGGACGTGTCGGGCTGGATCATGCCCAAGATGCCAG CCTTCATCGCCGACCTCGTCATCAGCCAGGACGACCGGTTCCTGTACGTGAGCAATTGGCTGCACGGGGACATCCGGCAGTACGAGCTGTCCAGGAACTGCAAGCCCCGGCtggtggggcag GTGTTCGTGGGGGGCAGCATCCTGCGAGGGGGCCCCGTGACCGTGTGCAGGGACGAGGAGCTCAAGTGCCAGCCCGAGCCGCTGGTGGTCAAG TGCAAGCGCGTGTACGGCGGCCCCGCCACgctgcagctgagcctggaCGGGAAGCGGCTCTACGTGACCAACTCCTTCTACAGCACCTGGGACCGGCAGTTCTACCCCAGCCTGGTCAA GGAGGGCTCGGTGATGCTGCAGCTCGACGTGGACACGGACAAGGGCGGCCTGAGCGTGAACAAGAACTTCCTGGTGGATTTCGGCAAGGAGCCCAACGGGCCGTGCCTGGCGCACGAGATTCGCTTTGCCGGCGGCGATGCCAAATCCGTGATCCTGCCCTGA